The following proteins are encoded in a genomic region of Montipora foliosa isolate CH-2021 chromosome 10, ASM3666993v2, whole genome shotgun sequence:
- the LOC137972509 gene encoding craniofacial development protein 2-like — MFQTGKTAQVEREMLLYRIHILGISECRWTGNGFVTTSLGNTIVYSGRNDNDHREGVAIMMSKEAKKSMIEWTPISERRMVARFKSRYTKLSVIQCYTPTNDAEEETKDTFYQQLQKALDNVPSHDVLLVIGDLNAKVGRSNEGREKTRGKNGCGEMNENGERLADICGLNDLVIGGTIFEHKEIHKLTWISPDGNVKNQIDHVLINGRWKHSLHNVTVKRGADVGSDHHLLLATVKLQLRRNPIKMAEKGQRYNIARLRNPDVSKNFSIAVKNRYEALSSIDEQAERDAESAWRIAKESYLHACECVLGKKRKRDKNWISAKTWSLIDKRREIKGKKRVCKITETN, encoded by the coding sequence ATGTTTCAAACAGGCAAGACCGCACAGGTGGAAAGGGAAATGTTGCTTTACCGCATTCATATTTTAGGCATTAGCGAGTGCAGATGGACTGGCAATGGCTTTGTGACAACATCACTGGGCAACACAATTGTATATTCAGGGAGGAATGATAATGACCATAGAGAAGGAGTAGCGATCATGATGTCAAAAGAGGCAAAGAAGAGCATGATAGAATGGACACCAATAAGCGAGAGACGGATGGTAGCAAGATTTAAATCCAGGTACACAAAGCTATCTGTTATACAGTGCTACACCCCAACCAACGATGCCGAGGAGGAGACAAAGGACACATTTTATCAACAGCTGCAAAAAGCACTAGATAATGTGCCCTCACACGATGTTCTGCTAGTGATTGGAGATTTGAACGCCAAAGTAGGACGTTCTAACGAAGGAAGGGAAAAGACCAGGGGAAAAAATGGATGTGGTGAGATGAACGAGAACGGAGAGAGATTGGCTGATATCTGTGGTTTAAATGATCTTGTCATTGGGGGTACCATCTTTGAACACAAAGAGATTCATAAGTTAACATGGATCTCCCCAGACGGGAACGTCAAGAACCAAATAGACCATGTCTTGATAAATGGTCGCTGGAAGCACTCTCTTCACAACGTCACCGTAAAGAGAGGCGCCGATGTTGGAAGCGACCACCACCTTCTTCTAGCAACTGTCAAACTACAGCTAAGAAGAAATCCCATCAAGATGGCAGAGAAGGGGCAAAGGTACAACATTGCTAGGCTGAGAAACCCAGATGTCAGCAAGAATTTCTCTATAGCTGTAAAAAATAGGTATGAGGCTCTAAGTAGCATCGATGAGCAGGCAGAAAGGGATGCAGAATCAGCATGGAGGATAGCAAAGGAGAGCTACTTGCATGCATGCGAATGTGTGCTagggaagaaaaggaaaagagatAAGAACTGGATAAGTGCCAAGACTTGGTCCCTAATCGACAAGCGTAGGGAGatcaagggaaaaaaaagggtCTGCAAGATCACAGAGACTAATTGA
- the LOC137973228 gene encoding reticulon-1-A-like has product MDVKEILLWHDIKVSAIVFVSGFVLLVCLTQFNVISVITNIALICLAPMLALRLLLTARSGFSKSDFEHPLKAYLSKDIEVPKDKADKVGEKVAELAVSFTTKLRSLFLVDDLSASLKLLVALYILSYVAQWFSGITLTFIAFIGAFTIPKVYDMYRTEIDSCVEKIKSAIDDVTKKICAKVPMAKQKEASTTNSNDHEHEDNDKKQS; this is encoded by the exons ATGGACGTTAAAGAAATCCTGTTATGGCATGACATCAAAGTTTCCGCCATCGTATTTGTCAGCGGTTTTGTTCTGCTGGTCTGCCTGACTCAGTTTAATGTGATTAGCGTCATCACTAATATAGCACTCATTTGCCTCGCTCCCATGCTAGCATTGAGACTGCTATTGACCGCCAGATCAGGTTTCTCAAAGAGCGACTTTGAACACCCACTCAA GGCGTACCTATCAAAGGACATTGAAGTACCCAAAGACAAG GCGGACAAAGTTGGTGAAAAAGTTGCCGAATTGGCTGTCTCATTTACGACAAAACTAAGGAGCTTGTTTTTGGTAGACGATTTGTCTGCATCTCTCAAG CTGCTGGTAGCGCTGTATATTCTGTCCTACGTTGCGCAATGGTTCAGTGGAATAACGCTTACCTTTATCG CATTCATTGGGGCATTTACCATTCCAAAGGTTTACGACATGTACCGG aCAGAGATTGACTCGTGTGTGGAGAAAATAAAGAGCGCCATTGATGATGTGACTAAGAA GATCTGTGCCAAAGTGCCAATggcaaaacaaaaggaagcctCGACGACCAACAGCAATGACCATGAACACGAAGACAATGACAAGAAGCAGTCTTAA